The sequence GGCAGCGCGAGTTGCAGACCGGCGAGGTCGGGATGGGCGCTTCCCACCTGCGGAAGAATAGGTTCTTCGCCGCGAAGCAGTGGTAGTCGACGGCGCAGCGGGAGAGCTGCTCGATGAGTCTGTTCTTCGGGAACTCGGCGAGCATCTTGCGCACTAGGGGATCGAGCTTTCTGTCATCGTAGTTTTTCGGCAGCCAGTTCTCGTTGGCGTCCACGCGGGTCGCCGCCACCACGAAGCGCTCCGTCTCCTCGTCCCATCCCACGGCGGTGTAGGACCAAAGCGGCAGGTGCACCCTCTTCTTCGCGTATTCGCAGGCGGGGAGCAGGGTACGCATGTACCCGGGGGCCATGAAGGCGGAAACGGCCTGGACCTTCATGCTGCGCCGCCCCTCCTTGACGTGGCTCACGGTGCGAAAGCGCCCCTCGCGCTCGTCCCAGGCGACGGGCGGGGTGTCGGGTATGGTGAAGAGGCGGCTGTCCTCGGGGAGCGGAATCAGCTCCACCGACTCGGGGAGCACGGCTTCGTTGGCGCTCATGCCGGCCATGGTGAGGTACGGGTGGTCGTAGATGTTGCCCTGGCTATCGGCGTAGAGCAGTTTCGGCAGTCTCTTTCTTTTCATGTCTTCCCTGTGGGTAGCTCCCCGGTTTCGATCTCGCGTGGGCGGCCGTTACCAGGCGCCGCCAACAGCCGCTTACAGTAGCAAAAAAGCGTGCGGCGGGCAAGAAAAGGCACCACCATTTTTCTGGCGCCACCGCACATAAATGGGCTACAATCCCCGCCCATGAAGATACTGTTCACCACACTGCACGCCAAGTACGTCCACGCCTCCCTGGCCCTCCCGTATCTCGCCGTATCGGCCCCTCAGCTTTCCGGGGCCGAGTACCGCATCCTCGAGCTCACCATAAACGAGCACCCGGACGTGCTTTTGGCGAAACTCCACGCGGAGCAGGCGGACGTCGTTCTTTTCTCCTGCTACATCTGGAATACCGAACTTACGCTTAAGCTCGCCTCGGACCTGAAACAGTTGCAGCCTCACGCCTTCATCGCCCTTGGGGGACCCGAGGTCTCCTTCGGAGCCTTCGACCTCATGGTGCGGAACCCTTCGGTGGACTGCATCGTCCGGGGCGAAGGTGAAGCGACCTGCCGGGAGCTGATCGGCGCCCTGCACCGGGGGCAGCCGCTGGACGAGATCGCCGGCCTCACCTACCGCGAAGGGGAAGAGGTGATCGCCAATCCGGAGCGAAGTGCCATGGCGCACCTCGACGACATCCCCTCCCCCTTCGTCGCGGCACTCGTCGACCTCAAGAAGCCGCTTGTCTATTACGAAACCTCGCGAGGCTGTCCGTTCTCCTGCGCCTTCTGTATGTCGTCGATCGAACGAGGGGTGCGCTCCTTCTCCATGGAGAGGATCAAAAAGGACCTCAGCATCCTCATCGAGGAGGGGGCCCAGACGGTGAAGCTTGCCGACCGCACCTTCAACTACGACGCGGGCCGGGCCAACGAGATCTGGCGCTTCATCCTCGAACACAACCGCAGCAGCAAGTTTCACTTCGAGATCGCGGCGGAGCTGCTCACCGAGGATAACCTGGCCCTCCTGGCGCAGGTTCCCGCCGGCGTGTTCCGTTTTGAGATAGGGGTGCAGTCGGGGGGAGAGGAGACGCTTGCCAAGGTGGAGCGGAAATCGAGCCTTGAGAAGCTTTACGGCAACGTAGAGAGACTCAAGGCGACGACGGGTGTGACAATCCATCTTGACCTGGTGGCGGGACTTCCCGGCGAGTCGCTGGAAGGCTTTCTCGCCTCGGTGCAGGGGCTCTTCGCCCTGGGTGCCGACCACATCCAGGTTGAGCCGTTGAAGGTGCTCAAGGGAACCGCCATGCGCGGCATCGCCAGGAAGGAAGGTTACGCCTACTCGGAAGCGGCACCGTACAAGATACTGCGCACCCCCTGGCTTTCCTTTGACGACATCCGTCGCATCGAGGGGATCAGCCGCCTGCTCGATCAGGTCTACAACAGCGGCAGGTTCACGGCGAGCCTGCACGAGTTCGCCTCGCACTTCCCGCTGTCGCAGTTATTCTCGATGGCGGCGGAATTCCTGGAGGGGGAAGGGGTGAGCGGCAACCTCTCCCTCGCGGCGCTCTTCGAGGCGATCTGGCGCTTTGCCGGAGACGCCCTTACGGGTGAGCGGCTCGAGCGCCTGCGCGACGCCCTCTGCTACGACTTCTGCCTCACCGGCTACCCGAGCGGCAACACCCCGCCCTTCTTCGACAGGAGAAGGCAAACAGTGGATAGCCCCATACCGGCGCGCCCGGCCTCCCCCCCCGGCGAACGGATCAGGCGGTATCGCCGCAGCTTCGCACGGGATTACCGCACCTCCCCATGGCGCGAGGAGACTACGGAAATCACCTTCGTCTACCGCTCCGCACCGGGGGAAGGACTCAAGGTGCAAGTCCTCTAGCCCATCACTATTGCATCCCCTTGCAGTCCCGGCGCCGCGGGCGATACTTAACCGTCTCCAATCCAGGACCGGAAGGGGGGAGCATGGAATACTTCACCGTTTCCTGCCAGCGCCGGGGCAGCGTCAGCGTAGACGGGCTCTACCAGGGCGAGAACACCAACGGCGACACGCTCCGGGTCTTCCAGTGCAGCGCCGGCCTGCACGACATCTCGCTTGAATGCCGGCTCGGGCAACGGTGCCGGGAGATGACCCAGAGGGTGCTCATCTCCCGGACCAACGCCATCGTCCCCATGGTGATCCGCTTTTTCTGCGAACTGCAGCAGTAGTGCCGCTAAACCGTCTTCAGCACCTCGAGCAGAAACTTCCAGTAGTTGCCCACGCTTTCGATGTAGACCCGCTCGTCCGGGGAGTGCACCTTTTCCATGTTGGGGCCAAAAGAGATCATGTCGATCCCCGGGATGCGCTCACCGATGATGCCGCACTCAAGCCCGGCGTGCACCGCCTTCACCTCGGCATCCCTGCCGTATAGGTGCCGGTAGCACCCTTTGGCGACCTTCAGGACATGCGAGTCCATATTGGGCTGCCACCCGGGGTACCCTTCGCTCACCTCGAGCTCGGCGCCGGAAAGCCGCAGAGTCGCTTCGACCGTCTCCACGATCTCGGCAAGGCGCGACGCGCTGGAGCTTCGCTGGCTCGTTATGAGAACAACCGCATCGCCGGTGGTGCTGACTACCGAGACGTTGGTGGAGGTTTCCACCAGCCCCGGAATGTCGCTGCTCATGCGCTGGACGCCACTGGGAAGCGCCGCGATGGCTCGCATGACGCGCAGCTGCAGGTCCCCTTCCAGCACTTGTTTGGGCGGCGCAACCTCCCGTGCGATGGTGAGCCGCACGCCCGGATCCACTCCGGCCAACTCCGCCTTGAAGGTCTCCTCGAGCTTCGCCACCAGTTCCTCGCCCCTCCCCTGTTGCTCGGACGGCAGGTACAGGACGGCGGCGCACTCGCGCGGGATCGCGTTTCTCATGTTGCCGCCGTCGATGGCGGCCAGGCGCGCACCGAGTTCAGCCATCCTAAGCAGCGCCCGGTTCAGGAGCTTGATGGCGTTGCCGAGACCCTTGTCTATCTCAAGCCCCGAGTGCCCCCCCTTCAGCCCTTTCACCGAAAGGCGGAGCGCCACCGCCTCGTCCGGCGCGGCTTCGGTCGCAAGGCGCCAGCGCCCTACGGTGTCCTTGCCGCCGGCGCATCCGATGTAGAGGGCCCCTTCCTCCTCAGAGTCCAGGTTCAGCAGCGTCCTGCTTCGGACCAGGGCCGGGCTCAGGTGCTTCGCCCCTCTGAGGCCGGTCTCCTCCTCAACGGTGAAGAGGAGCTCGAGCGGTCCGTGCTCGCCGCTTCCCCCTTCCATGATGGCCAGCGAGGTGGCCACACCGATACCGTTGTCGGCTCCGAGCGTGGTACCGTTCGCGGTCAGCACATCCCCCCGGCGCACCAGCTCGATAGGATCGCTCATGAAGTCGTGCACCTTGTCCGCGTTCTTCTCGCAAACCATGTCCAGGTGGGACTGCAGGCAGACCGAAGGGACACCCTCCCTTCCAGGCGTGGCCGGCAGCCGTACCACGACGTTGCCGCAATCATCCTTCGCCCCTTCCAGCCCGAGTTCACCGGCACGCTTCAGGATGTAGTCAGCGAGTCTCTCCTCGTGCCCGGAGGGCCTGGGAATGGCGGCAAGAGCCGCAAAACAGCGCCAGAATATCTGGGGTTCAAGACCTCGTATCGCTTCCGTCATGACTGCTCCCATAAATAAAGATGCCCCTGCGGCGCTGCCGCAGGGGATGGTATTATCACTTTGTCACTATCCACGCACCGTTCAGAGCTTTTGCACCTTCGCCTTTATGCGGTTGAACTGCGAGTTGGACTCGGGGGGCCAGCTCTTCAGCGGCAGTTGGGCGATTTCCTTCTGGATGTCCTTGATGCGGTCGATGGTCTCCGGGTGGGATGAGAAATACCTGGCGATCGTGCTCGGTTGCCGTTCCTCCGCCGCGTCGAGCTTCTTGAAAAAGCTCACCATCCCCTCCGGGTTGTACCCAGCCTTGTACATGGTCTCGACGCCCAGGTAGTCGGCCTGGCTCTCCATCTCCCTGCTGTAATACATCCCGCCCGCCTTGCCGAAAAGGTCGGCCGCAAGCTTCGAAA is a genomic window of Geomonas ferrireducens containing:
- a CDS encoding B12-binding domain-containing radical SAM protein, whose product is MKILFTTLHAKYVHASLALPYLAVSAPQLSGAEYRILELTINEHPDVLLAKLHAEQADVVLFSCYIWNTELTLKLASDLKQLQPHAFIALGGPEVSFGAFDLMVRNPSVDCIVRGEGEATCRELIGALHRGQPLDEIAGLTYREGEEVIANPERSAMAHLDDIPSPFVAALVDLKKPLVYYETSRGCPFSCAFCMSSIERGVRSFSMERIKKDLSILIEEGAQTVKLADRTFNYDAGRANEIWRFILEHNRSSKFHFEIAAELLTEDNLALLAQVPAGVFRFEIGVQSGGEETLAKVERKSSLEKLYGNVERLKATTGVTIHLDLVAGLPGESLEGFLASVQGLFALGADHIQVEPLKVLKGTAMRGIARKEGYAYSEAAPYKILRTPWLSFDDIRRIEGISRLLDQVYNSGRFTASLHEFASHFPLSQLFSMAAEFLEGEGVSGNLSLAALFEAIWRFAGDALTGERLERLRDALCYDFCLTGYPSGNTPPFFDRRRQTVDSPIPARPASPPGERIRRYRRSFARDYRTSPWREETTEITFVYRSAPGEGLKVQVL
- a CDS encoding aminoacyl-histidine dipeptidase, whose translation is MTEAIRGLEPQIFWRCFAALAAIPRPSGHEERLADYILKRAGELGLEGAKDDCGNVVVRLPATPGREGVPSVCLQSHLDMVCEKNADKVHDFMSDPIELVRRGDVLTANGTTLGADNGIGVATSLAIMEGGSGEHGPLELLFTVEEETGLRGAKHLSPALVRSRTLLNLDSEEEGALYIGCAGGKDTVGRWRLATEAAPDEAVALRLSVKGLKGGHSGLEIDKGLGNAIKLLNRALLRMAELGARLAAIDGGNMRNAIPRECAAVLYLPSEQQGRGEELVAKLEETFKAELAGVDPGVRLTIAREVAPPKQVLEGDLQLRVMRAIAALPSGVQRMSSDIPGLVETSTNVSVVSTTGDAVVLITSQRSSSASRLAEIVETVEATLRLSGAELEVSEGYPGWQPNMDSHVLKVAKGCYRHLYGRDAEVKAVHAGLECGIIGERIPGIDMISFGPNMEKVHSPDERVYIESVGNYWKFLLEVLKTV